From one Paenibacillus terrae HPL-003 genomic stretch:
- a CDS encoding GatB/YqeY domain-containing protein, which yields MNLSERLNEDMKQAMKSKDKFKLSTIRMVRSTIKNLEIDLKRDLDDNEVLDILSREIKQRKDALHEFEKAGRDELATSTKAEIEIIAQYLPEQLSEEEIKVIVQQTIQETGASSKAEMGKVMTALMPKVKGRADGKLVNQAVQQFLQ from the coding sequence ATGAATTTGAGCGAACGATTGAACGAAGATATGAAGCAAGCAATGAAGAGTAAGGACAAGTTCAAACTCTCCACCATTCGAATGGTTCGTTCTACGATTAAAAATCTTGAAATAGATTTGAAACGGGATTTGGACGACAACGAAGTGCTTGATATTCTGAGTCGTGAGATCAAACAGCGAAAAGATGCCCTCCATGAATTTGAAAAAGCCGGTCGTGATGAACTTGCGACAAGCACTAAAGCAGAAATAGAGATCATCGCTCAGTACCTTCCCGAACAACTTTCTGAAGAAGAAATTAAAGTTATTGTACAGCAGACCATCCAGGAAACCGGTGCTTCTTCAAAAGCCGAGATGGGGAAAGTAATGACGGCCTTGATGCCTAAGGTAAAAGGCCGCGCTGACGGTAAGCTCGTGAACCAAGCGGTTCAGCAATTTCTGCAATAA
- a CDS encoding DMT family transporter, protein MNTQTNGLKLAYFFAVLNAAIIGFSFLFTKMALVHAHPIDTLTYRFAASFIVLSIPVALGWIKLSYRGKPIFKALLLALMYPLGFFTLQAFGLQHATSAEGGIMYAFTPVVTMIIASLFLKETTTLLQKLSIFLSVFGVVFIFIMKGSSFNLSNLGGISMLFLTCVAFAGYSVLARSLSKHFSPAEISYFMMGIGFITFLVVSLTKHIQGGTLSQFVALSGNGTFVLSIIYLGVVASLITSLTANYALSKIEASKMSVFTNLSTIVSIAAGALFIGEEITVYHLIGSVLIIAGVIGTNYLGRKRKIVEIAEGML, encoded by the coding sequence ATGAACACCCAAACAAACGGATTAAAACTGGCTTATTTCTTTGCAGTGCTGAATGCTGCAATTATTGGATTTTCATTTTTATTTACTAAAATGGCACTGGTGCATGCCCATCCCATCGATACGCTGACCTACCGGTTTGCGGCTTCTTTTATAGTCCTGTCGATTCCGGTGGCCTTGGGGTGGATCAAGTTGTCTTATCGGGGCAAACCCATATTTAAAGCGCTGCTGCTGGCTTTGATGTACCCGCTGGGATTTTTCACGCTACAAGCATTTGGATTACAGCACGCAACCTCCGCCGAGGGAGGTATTATGTATGCCTTCACACCCGTTGTAACGATGATCATTGCTTCCCTATTTTTAAAAGAAACAACGACCCTTTTGCAGAAGCTGTCGATCTTTTTATCTGTGTTCGGCGTTGTGTTCATCTTTATCATGAAAGGGAGCAGCTTTAACTTGTCCAATTTGGGCGGGATCTCCATGCTCTTCCTGACGTGTGTAGCTTTTGCCGGATACAGCGTTTTGGCACGCTCTCTGTCGAAGCATTTTAGTCCGGCGGAAATCAGTTATTTTATGATGGGCATCGGGTTTATTACGTTTCTGGTCGTATCGCTCACGAAACATATTCAAGGTGGAACGCTGAGCCAGTTTGTCGCATTGTCCGGTAACGGCACTTTCGTACTGTCCATTATATATCTTGGCGTGGTGGCCTCGCTTATCACTTCACTGACTGCGAATTATGCTTTGTCCAAAATAGAGGCATCGAAAATGAGCGTATTTACCAATCTGTCGACCATCGTGTCTATCGCAGCCGGGGCTTTGTTTATTGGCGAAGAAATAACAGTGTACCATCTGATTGGCTCGGTACTGATCATAGCCGGGGTGATCGGAACCAATTATTTGGGCCGGAAAAGAAAGATTGTTGAGATAGCTGAGGGCATGTTATGA
- a CDS encoding AAA family ATPase: protein MKPILLKLAGLQSYRESQEIHFDELTETGLFGIFGPTGSGKSTLLDAITLAMYGKVERAVNGTQGIMNHAEDTLSVAFTFELMSAQGPRRYRVERRFKRAGGVSVNNTLSRFIAFTADGEEVLADKVQDVTRCVEEYIGLKMDDFTRAVVLPQGKFAEFLSLKGSERRQMLQRLFHLEKYGDQLAQKLSRRVKDNDAALKALEAEQQGLGDAGAEALEQAEQRLKEAFAHAEASRRELERVSRETEALNKIRELVMERSLRANELEQLAALEPDITSLERKLRQASAAEALLPALTDWKEAAAEADKRRKAAEEAAVQAKSAQEAAVVSVQADEQARQALGAEEPKLLLRIEQLEQALQLERDTEALRTERDRLAVELAQSEQTLATYAEGLVKEQELQARGSKRQQELQQELKQNEVRADERRMLQEAVQRLQQLETADEQLREAEQDCVTQEQRLAQADERLKLMEQETHEAEGRRSALATQAAGGIEALLTLEAEVTADVSALAAEEEQLRHELRAEELGRLAQHLASELREGEPCAVCGSLHHPAPAVTAAHAADAAAPDELHRLRLGLQELRLTLRQQLHEQRSLLVQPAASDASGAAATGEPAAPSAMPAAPRGAAAWAERCAGLEQAAAELAARARTLPAEAHALREADAAGQQRRIRAAAEQEAAVAALTQARSKREACTTRSGALRAEWTAQLPDVAPGEAAERYRAMQERDGRAEELRSRLETSVTFLEEKAARVQQIQQSIIEEDKIIIARRTGLQNKDDSLREKMVQLRKWVGEDPAASLLEEVNSCLRGLRNEAEAAARRRAEAEERKQQAVHASLIARQASDSAEERRQVSESRWSSRLEASLFATEAEVVECCLGPEEAARYEREVSLHREREQGLSSRLKHVEEQLDGATVTEEQWETAAAQLRDCRTRDEEALQNRAKAERDLEDLQHRHVRWMELESNRTHLRSEADKMSKLQSVFRGNAFVEYIAEEQLMQVSQSASRRLRFLTKQRYALEVDSSGGFVISDDANGGVKRPVSTLSGGETFLTSLSLALALSAQIQLRGQYPLQFFFLDEGFGTLDPELLDTVITSLEKLHHDQLSVGVISHVPELRARLPRKLVVLPAEQAGGGSRVVMETF, encoded by the coding sequence ATGAAACCGATTCTTCTGAAATTGGCGGGGTTGCAAAGCTACCGGGAGTCGCAGGAAATCCATTTTGATGAGCTGACCGAAACCGGACTATTCGGGATCTTTGGCCCGACAGGCAGTGGTAAATCGACGTTGCTGGACGCGATTACGTTAGCTATGTACGGTAAGGTGGAACGGGCGGTGAATGGAACACAGGGCATTATGAATCATGCCGAGGATACGCTGTCCGTTGCGTTTACGTTCGAATTGATGTCAGCCCAAGGACCTCGTCGTTATCGTGTGGAGCGCCGATTCAAACGGGCTGGAGGCGTATCGGTGAATAATACGCTTAGTCGATTTATCGCGTTCACAGCGGACGGTGAGGAAGTCCTTGCTGACAAGGTGCAGGACGTGACGCGTTGTGTGGAGGAGTATATCGGCCTGAAAATGGACGACTTTACACGTGCTGTTGTATTGCCGCAGGGGAAGTTTGCCGAATTTTTATCTTTAAAGGGCAGTGAACGCAGACAGATGCTGCAGCGTTTGTTTCATTTGGAAAAGTACGGAGACCAGCTCGCACAGAAGCTGAGCCGCCGTGTGAAGGACAATGACGCTGCACTGAAAGCGTTGGAAGCGGAGCAACAGGGTCTGGGCGACGCGGGTGCCGAAGCGCTTGAACAGGCTGAGCAGCGTCTCAAAGAAGCTTTTGCCCATGCCGAGGCCTCGCGTCGCGAGCTGGAACGGGTGTCGCGCGAGACGGAAGCGCTGAACAAAATCCGTGAGCTGGTCATGGAGCGCAGCCTCCGGGCAAACGAGCTGGAGCAGTTGGCAGCACTGGAGCCGGACATTACTTCGCTGGAGCGCAAGCTCCGTCAGGCCTCCGCAGCCGAGGCATTGCTGCCTGCGCTGACAGATTGGAAGGAAGCCGCTGCCGAAGCGGATAAGCGCCGGAAGGCGGCGGAAGAAGCGGCGGTGCAGGCGAAATCGGCGCAGGAGGCTGCGGTTGTGTCTGTACAGGCAGATGAGCAGGCCCGGCAAGCTCTGGGTGCAGAGGAACCGAAGCTGTTGCTTCGAATCGAACAGTTGGAGCAGGCGCTGCAATTGGAGCGTGATACGGAAGCGTTGCGGACAGAACGGGACCGTCTGGCGGTAGAGCTTGCACAGAGTGAGCAAACCCTTGCTACATATGCCGAAGGACTCGTCAAGGAACAAGAGCTACAGGCGCGAGGATCGAAGCGGCAGCAGGAGCTTCAACAGGAATTGAAGCAGAATGAAGTGCGTGCAGATGAACGGCGAATGCTTCAAGAGGCTGTGCAACGGCTGCAACAACTGGAGACGGCGGATGAGCAGCTACGCGAAGCAGAGCAGGATTGTGTCACACAGGAACAAAGACTTGCCCAGGCTGACGAACGCCTGAAGCTGATGGAGCAGGAGACACATGAGGCGGAGGGACGTCGTTCCGCCCTTGCCACGCAGGCGGCTGGGGGCATTGAGGCGCTGCTCACGCTGGAGGCAGAGGTCACCGCCGATGTGTCGGCGCTGGCTGCCGAGGAGGAGCAGCTGCGCCATGAGCTGCGCGCCGAGGAGCTGGGCCGCCTCGCGCAGCACCTCGCATCCGAGCTGCGCGAGGGCGAGCCGTGCGCGGTGTGCGGCTCGCTGCACCACCCCGCGCCCGCCGTCACCGCGGCCCACGCCGCGGATGCCGCTGCGCCGGACGAGCTGCACCGCCTGCGGCTGGGCTTGCAGGAGCTGCGCCTTACGCTGCGCCAGCAGCTGCACGAGCAGCGCAGCTTGCTGGTGCAGCCCGCCGCCTCAGACGCTAGCGGCGCGGCCGCCACGGGCGAGCCGGCTGCGCCCAGCGCCATGCCAGCCGCGCCGCGCGGTGCCGCCGCTTGGGCGGAGCGCTGCGCGGGGCTGGAACAGGCGGCAGCCGAGCTGGCCGCCCGTGCGCGTACGCTGCCTGCGGAGGCGCACGCGCTACGCGAGGCGGACGCCGCCGGACAGCAGCGGCGTATCCGCGCAGCCGCCGAGCAAGAGGCGGCTGTCGCAGCACTGACGCAGGCGCGGAGCAAGCGCGAGGCATGCACCACGCGCAGCGGGGCATTACGCGCCGAATGGACGGCGCAGCTGCCGGACGTGGCGCCGGGCGAAGCTGCGGAGCGTTATCGCGCCATGCAGGAGCGCGACGGGCGCGCGGAAGAGCTGCGGTCCCGGCTGGAGACGAGCGTGACCTTCCTCGAAGAGAAGGCGGCGCGTGTTCAGCAGATCCAGCAGAGCATCATCGAGGAAGACAAAATCATTATTGCCCGTCGTACCGGGCTCCAGAACAAAGATGACTCGCTGCGCGAAAAAATGGTCCAGCTTCGCAAGTGGGTTGGAGAAGACCCTGCGGCTTCCTTGCTGGAAGAAGTGAACTCATGCCTTCGAGGGCTTAGAAACGAAGCCGAAGCCGCTGCACGCCGCCGCGCTGAAGCGGAAGAACGCAAGCAGCAAGCCGTTCATGCTTCGCTGATTGCCCGGCAGGCATCCGATTCGGCGGAAGAAAGACGGCAGGTATCGGAGTCCCGCTGGAGCAGTCGTCTGGAAGCCTCCCTTTTTGCTACCGAAGCAGAGGTCGTGGAATGCTGTCTCGGGCCGGAGGAAGCCGCACGTTATGAACGTGAAGTGAGCCTGCACCGGGAACGTGAACAAGGGCTGTCCTCCCGTTTAAAGCATGTGGAAGAACAGCTGGATGGAGCAACAGTGACCGAGGAACAGTGGGAAACGGCCGCAGCCCAGCTGCGTGATTGCCGTACACGTGACGAAGAGGCGCTTCAGAATCGTGCCAAGGCTGAGCGTGATCTGGAGGATTTGCAGCATCGGCATGTCCGCTGGATGGAGCTGGAATCCAATCGGACACATTTGCGCAGCGAGGCAGATAAGATGTCCAAGCTTCAGTCCGTTTTCCGGGGCAACGCCTTCGTCGAATACATTGCCGAGGAGCAGTTAATGCAAGTCAGTCAGTCGGCTTCACGACGTTTACGTTTTCTGACCAAGCAGCGTTATGCGCTAGAGGTAGATTCCAGCGGTGGCTTTGTCATTAGTGACGATGCCAACGGCGGGGTCAAGCGTCCAGTATCGACCTTGTCCGGCGGTGAAACGTTCCTGACCTCCTTGTCGCTCGCACTCGCGCTGTCGGCCCAGATTCAATTGCGCGGCCAATACCCGCTGCAATTTTTCTTTCTGGATGAAGGCTTTGGAACGTTGGACCCTGAACTGCTGGACACGGTGATCACCTCGCTGGAAAAGCTGCATCACGATCAACTGTCAGTTGGCGTGATCAGCCATGTGCCCGAGCTGCGTGCCCGTCTGCCGCGCAAGCTGGTCGTTCTTCCCGCAGAGCAGGCCGGAGGCGGCTCCCGCGTGGTCATGGAAACATTTTGA
- a CDS encoding exonuclease SbcCD subunit D has product MRILHTGDWHLGRTLEGRSRLKEQEAFLEELAKMADDQQADLIMMAGDVYDSVNPPAAAEQLFYETSARLTAGGRPLVVIAGNHDQPERVSSVTPLVSQRGITLLGLPSGEAVRIHTPRTGEMACIAALPYPSESRLNELLSEDGDETVLREAYSRRVGMLMTQLGTAFRPDTVNLSMSHIYVLGGLESDSERPIQVGGAYTVDPSALSIGAQYTALGHLHRPQYVKGDGLMRYSGSPLAYSFSEAGQAKSVTLIDVVAGKPAQVEELYITSGRPLVKWRARGGLEEVYRWLDEGLDADAFIDLEITLDEAMSLGDIQRLRKSREGIIHIRPMYPEMAAAQLEHQRSELPVHELFRAFYQRQTGGAQPDDGLVQLFLELVEQDDARDQAEEEDV; this is encoded by the coding sequence ATGCGGATTTTGCATACGGGAGATTGGCATTTAGGGAGAACGCTGGAAGGGCGCAGCCGTTTGAAGGAGCAGGAGGCGTTCTTGGAAGAATTGGCGAAAATGGCTGACGATCAACAGGCAGATCTGATTATGATGGCTGGAGACGTGTACGACTCGGTCAATCCTCCAGCCGCCGCCGAGCAGCTATTTTATGAAACGTCTGCCCGTTTAACGGCTGGAGGAAGACCGTTGGTCGTTATTGCGGGTAATCATGATCAGCCGGAACGGGTATCCTCGGTTACGCCGCTGGTGAGTCAGCGCGGAATTACGTTGCTGGGGCTGCCCAGCGGGGAAGCGGTACGGATTCATACACCGCGTACAGGAGAAATGGCATGTATCGCAGCCTTGCCTTATCCTTCGGAGTCCCGTCTGAACGAATTGTTGTCCGAGGACGGAGACGAAACGGTATTGCGAGAGGCTTACAGTCGTCGTGTGGGGATGCTGATGACACAGCTCGGTACGGCGTTTCGACCTGATACCGTTAATCTGTCCATGAGCCACATTTATGTGCTTGGCGGGTTGGAGTCGGATTCGGAGCGTCCGATTCAGGTCGGGGGAGCCTATACCGTAGACCCGTCTGCGTTGAGCATCGGAGCGCAATATACTGCTTTGGGGCATTTGCACCGTCCCCAATATGTGAAGGGTGACGGACTGATGCGCTATAGCGGATCTCCGCTGGCGTATAGCTTTTCCGAAGCTGGGCAGGCCAAATCGGTCACGCTTATTGACGTGGTCGCAGGCAAGCCCGCACAGGTCGAGGAGCTGTATATTACGAGTGGACGGCCTTTAGTGAAATGGCGCGCACGGGGAGGTCTGGAAGAGGTGTATCGCTGGCTGGACGAAGGGCTGGATGCGGACGCCTTTATTGACCTGGAAATTACGCTGGATGAAGCGATGTCTCTGGGAGATATTCAGCGGCTGCGTAAAAGCCGTGAAGGCATCATTCACATCCGCCCGATGTATCCTGAAATGGCGGCGGCGCAGCTGGAACATCAGCGCTCAGAGCTGCCGGTTCACGAGCTGTTTCGGGCTTTTTATCAACGGCAAACTGGCGGCGCACAGCCGGATGATGGATTGGTGCAGCTATTTTTGGAGCTGGTGGAACAGGATGATGCAAGGGACCAAGCCGAGGAGGAGGATGTATGA
- the floA gene encoding flotillin-like protein FloA (flotillin-like protein involved in membrane lipid rafts), with amino-acid sequence MRVFESGIVSVLLIAVVVIIVLSVFFSFFPVMLWISALASGVRIGIITLVAMRLRRVTPSRIVNPLIKATKAGLGLNINQLESHFLAGGNVDRVINALIAAQRANIPLEFERAAAIDLAGRDVLQAVQMSVNPRVIETPTVAAVAKDGIEVKVKARVTVRANIDRLVGGAGEETIIARVGEGIVTTVGSSNSHKDVLENPDSISRTVLSKGLDAGTAFEILSIDIADVDVGKNIGAFLQTEQAEADKRIAQAKAEERRAMAVAQEQEMKARVVEMRARVVESESEVPLAMAEALRGGKLGVMDYMNLKNIEADTQMRGSLGKPNENSGNDNKNRD; translated from the coding sequence ATGCGAGTGTTCGAATCGGGTATTGTCAGCGTTTTGCTGATTGCCGTTGTAGTGATTATTGTGTTAAGCGTATTTTTTAGTTTTTTCCCGGTGATGCTGTGGATTTCAGCATTGGCTTCGGGGGTGCGGATTGGCATCATTACACTGGTGGCTATGCGATTACGGCGTGTAACGCCAAGCCGGATTGTGAATCCGCTGATTAAGGCAACTAAGGCTGGTCTGGGCTTAAACATCAACCAACTGGAAAGTCATTTTCTCGCGGGTGGTAATGTAGACCGAGTGATCAATGCGCTGATTGCTGCGCAGCGGGCCAACATTCCGCTCGAATTTGAACGCGCAGCTGCGATTGACCTTGCGGGTCGGGATGTTCTGCAAGCGGTCCAAATGAGTGTTAATCCGCGTGTCATTGAGACACCTACTGTCGCTGCGGTAGCCAAGGATGGTATCGAAGTGAAGGTTAAGGCTCGTGTTACAGTGCGTGCCAACATTGATCGACTCGTTGGGGGTGCCGGAGAAGAAACGATTATTGCGCGGGTCGGTGAAGGTATCGTTACGACTGTCGGCTCCAGTAATTCGCATAAGGACGTGCTGGAGAATCCGGATTCCATTTCGAGAACGGTGCTGTCCAAAGGTCTGGATGCCGGAACGGCGTTTGAAATCTTGTCCATTGATATTGCGGACGTTGATGTAGGTAAAAATATTGGTGCCTTTCTGCAAACTGAGCAGGCGGAAGCCGATAAACGGATTGCGCAGGCGAAAGCCGAAGAACGGCGTGCAATGGCCGTGGCGCAGGAGCAGGAAATGAAGGCGCGTGTCGTAGAGATGAGAGCGCGTGTGGTTGAATCCGAATCCGAAGTGCCGCTGGCGATGGCTGAGGCGCTACGTGGCGGAAAACTCGGCGTTATGGACTATATGAATTTGAAAAATATTGAGGCAGATACGCAAATGCGCGGCTCCTTGGGCAAACCGAATGAAAACTCGGGAAATGACAACAAGAACCGGGATTAA
- a CDS encoding PLP-dependent aminotransferase family protein: MKKYISILSDIELKIREGQYISGQKLPSIRDASELYGCSKSTILRAYAELEKKHAIYSIPQSGYYVVENSGDVRHSQGHIQASIDFASASPDLNVFPYLDFQHCLNQAIDTYKYHLFTYGDSQGLETLRHTLVSHLADNQVFAKMERIIVTSGVQQALEILAKMPFPNGKRTVLVEQPSYDIYLRFLEGESIPVSTIARTAVGMDLQELEHQFKNGSIKFFYTMSRYHNPLGTSYNTEERKAIAALAAKYDVYIVEDDYMADLGIDHLFDPIYAYDQTDRVIYLKSFSKIIFPGLRLGVAVLPETLLETFSAHKRYVDTSILSQAALDIYIKNGMYERHKHTICRLYAERIRILNQAVERYNQNGVIEVSAVSSGVYMQFKLPRTVNMERLVQRLAARKVQVVSGKGFYLSDYKEHEKFLRISISRAQPDQIDEGVKAIIEEAGRGNWY; encoded by the coding sequence GTGAAAAAATATATTTCGATTCTATCGGATATAGAGCTTAAAATTCGCGAGGGGCAATACATCTCGGGTCAGAAGCTGCCTTCTATCCGAGATGCTTCAGAGCTGTACGGATGCAGCAAAAGCACGATTTTGCGGGCATACGCCGAACTTGAAAAGAAACACGCCATCTATTCCATTCCGCAAAGCGGATATTATGTGGTGGAAAACTCTGGCGATGTGCGTCATAGCCAAGGTCATATTCAGGCCTCGATTGATTTTGCTTCGGCCTCCCCGGATTTAAACGTATTTCCTTATCTGGACTTTCAGCACTGTCTGAATCAGGCCATTGATACGTACAAATATCATTTGTTCACCTACGGAGATTCGCAAGGGCTGGAGACACTGCGTCATACGCTTGTTTCTCACTTGGCCGATAATCAGGTATTTGCAAAAATGGAGCGGATTATCGTCACTTCTGGTGTTCAGCAGGCACTGGAAATCCTTGCTAAAATGCCGTTTCCGAACGGCAAAAGGACGGTTTTGGTAGAGCAGCCGAGCTACGATATTTATTTGCGTTTTTTGGAGGGAGAGAGCATACCCGTCAGCACCATCGCCCGAACAGCAGTAGGTATGGATTTACAGGAATTGGAGCATCAATTTAAGAACGGGAGCATCAAGTTTTTTTACACCATGTCAAGATATCATAATCCCCTGGGGACCTCATACAACACAGAGGAACGCAAAGCTATAGCCGCATTAGCTGCCAAATACGATGTGTACATTGTGGAGGATGATTACATGGCTGATTTGGGGATCGATCACCTTTTTGATCCTATCTATGCGTACGATCAGACAGACCGTGTTATTTATTTAAAAAGCTTCTCGAAAATCATTTTCCCGGGCCTGCGCTTAGGCGTTGCGGTTTTGCCGGAGACCCTGTTAGAGACGTTCAGCGCACACAAAAGATACGTCGACACCTCCATTTTATCTCAGGCCGCACTTGATATTTATATTAAAAATGGAATGTATGAACGCCACAAGCACACGATATGCAGGCTGTATGCGGAACGCATTCGTATTTTAAACCAGGCAGTGGAGCGATACAATCAGAACGGGGTGATTGAAGTGTCGGCTGTAAGCTCGGGAGTGTATATGCAGTTTAAGCTGCCCCGGACAGTGAACATGGAGCGTTTGGTGCAGCGTCTTGCCGCGAGAAAGGTACAGGTGGTATCTGGTAAAGGATTTTACTTATCCGATTATAAGGAACACGAAAAGTTTTTACGCATCAGTATTTCACGTGCTCAGCCGGATCAAATTGACGAAGGGGTGAAAGCTATTATAGAGGAAGCGGGAAGAGGAAACTGGTATTAA
- a CDS encoding NfeD family protein encodes MHREHHHSSRKMIFWTMWIMISVLLLPLFHSGSAAAAVKGGSVFVIPVDQEIEQGLGSFMERGFTEAVESKAGLIVLDINTPGGRVDTAEKLGKLIKESPIPTVAYVRGEAASAGSYIALSANKIVMMPGSIIGAAALVDGKGQAVTDPKTVAWWKSSMASAAESGGRNPDIARGMVDSKIAVAIPELNFNKEKGQIISLTSEEALKLGYADHIASSEQEVIQWMGYSADDVFHVERTWAEKAAEILTNPIVQTLLLFIGIAGVVIELLVPGFGVPGILGVLGFGLYFFGNYIAGFAGSETWLLFIIGLALLILEMFIPSFGILGILGSISLVAGVVRAAYNMQHAFISLGIAFAAAVAVVAIIAVAFKDRGIWNRFILKESLTADQGFSSVVNREVLLGQRGVSLTPLRPAGTVLIADERVDVVTNGEFIATDMPIIVSKVEGGRIVVKADTNV; translated from the coding sequence ATGCATAGAGAACATCACCACTCCAGCCGCAAAATGATCTTTTGGACCATGTGGATCATGATATCAGTTCTGCTGTTGCCATTATTCCATTCGGGATCAGCGGCGGCCGCTGTGAAAGGCGGTTCTGTGTTCGTTATACCGGTGGATCAGGAAATTGAACAGGGACTGGGCAGCTTTATGGAACGCGGCTTTACAGAAGCGGTGGAGTCCAAAGCGGGCCTCATTGTGCTGGATATTAATACGCCTGGTGGACGGGTAGACACGGCGGAGAAGCTGGGCAAGCTGATTAAGGAAAGCCCCATCCCGACCGTAGCCTATGTTAGAGGCGAAGCGGCCTCTGCGGGCAGCTATATTGCGTTAAGCGCAAACAAAATTGTTATGATGCCGGGCAGCATTATTGGAGCAGCAGCGCTGGTGGACGGCAAAGGGCAGGCTGTCACGGATCCGAAAACGGTAGCTTGGTGGAAGAGCAGCATGGCATCTGCCGCAGAATCCGGCGGACGTAACCCAGATATTGCGAGAGGTATGGTAGACTCCAAAATTGCTGTAGCTATACCGGAGCTGAACTTTAATAAAGAAAAAGGTCAGATCATTTCTTTAACCAGCGAGGAAGCGCTTAAACTGGGCTATGCGGATCACATCGCCTCTTCAGAGCAAGAAGTTATCCAGTGGATGGGCTATAGCGCGGATGATGTATTTCACGTGGAGCGGACATGGGCTGAAAAAGCAGCCGAGATATTGACTAACCCGATTGTGCAGACATTGCTTTTATTTATCGGTATCGCGGGGGTTGTCATTGAACTACTCGTACCTGGCTTTGGAGTGCCGGGAATTTTAGGTGTGCTCGGATTTGGTTTGTACTTTTTCGGCAATTATATTGCTGGCTTTGCAGGTTCCGAGACGTGGCTGTTGTTTATCATCGGTCTGGCTTTGCTTATACTTGAAATGTTCATTCCAAGCTTTGGTATTCTGGGTATTTTAGGTTCCATCAGTCTTGTCGCCGGAGTTGTTCGCGCGGCCTACAACATGCAGCATGCTTTTATATCATTGGGTATAGCCTTTGCTGCTGCCGTTGCTGTAGTGGCGATCATTGCCGTTGCTTTCAAGGATCGGGGAATATGGAACCGTTTTATACTTAAAGAAAGCTTGACGGCTGACCAAGGCTTTTCTTCGGTTGTGAACCGGGAAGTGCTATTGGGACAGCGAGGTGTGAGTCTGACACCGCTTCGTCCAGCAGGAACAGTGCTTATCGCTGACGAACGTGTGGACGTCGTGACGAACGGCGAGTTTATTGCTACGGATATGCCCATTATCGTATCCAAAGTAGAAGGCGGACGCATTGTGGTCAAGGCGGACACCAACGTCTGA
- a CDS encoding histidine triad nucleotide-binding protein produces MDDLFLKIVDGTIPSKKVLETDNVLAFHDIQPAAPVHVLIIPKKYIPSMNAVTEEDLPLIAEIHRVAVEVAKKLGIAESGYRLINNCGPDSGQAVGHLHYHLLGGAPLGALTGISDSHS; encoded by the coding sequence ATGGACGATTTGTTTTTGAAAATTGTGGATGGAACCATCCCCAGCAAAAAAGTGCTGGAAACTGACAATGTGCTCGCATTTCATGATATCCAGCCTGCGGCGCCAGTACACGTGCTCATTATTCCGAAGAAATATATTCCTTCAATGAATGCTGTGACGGAAGAGGATCTTCCTCTGATTGCGGAGATTCATCGTGTTGCAGTTGAGGTGGCGAAAAAACTGGGTATCGCTGAATCCGGTTATCGGTTGATTAACAACTGCGGTCCGGATAGCGGGCAAGCGGTGGGACATCTGCATTATCATCTGCTGGGCGGTGCCCCATTGGGTGCCTTGACGGGTATTTCGGACTCACATTCTTAA
- the rpsU gene encoding 30S ribosomal protein S21, translating into MSETKVRKNETIDAALRRFKRSIAKDGVLAEVKKRKHYEKPSVKRKKKSEAARKRKF; encoded by the coding sequence GTGTCTGAAACTAAAGTTCGCAAAAACGAGACAATTGATGCTGCACTTCGTCGCTTTAAACGTTCCATTGCTAAGGATGGCGTATTGGCTGAGGTGAAGAAACGCAAGCATTATGAAAAGCCAAGCGTAAAGCGCAAGAAAAAGTCCGAGGCTGCTCGTAAGAGAAAGTTCTAG